TCCCTCTCCCCTGCTCCGTACTGCGATGTACCGCGTACTGCTCTGTTGTACCGCTGTTTCCGGTTGTGCGTCTCAGCTCTGGTTGAAGAACCCGCCCTCTGCGATACGGGCCTTGTCCTCCGCCGTGACATCGACGTTAGCAGGCGACAACAGGAACACCTTCTGCGTCACCCGCTCGATGCTGCCATGAAGACCAAACACCAAACCGGCCGCAAAGTCGACAAGTCGCTTGGCGTCTGTGTCATCCATCTCAGTCAAATTCATGATCACCGGGGTGCCTTCACGGAAGTGTTCCCCGATAGTACGGGCCTCGTTGTAGGTCCGGGGGTGAAGCGTGGTGATCCGGTAAGGCTCTCGTTCCGACACGACCTTGGGCATGATCACCGGTGCGTTCTTCTCCAGGCTTGCGCGTTCTTGTGTGATGGATGCCACGGGCGCGATGCGCGCCGGACGCCCGGATTCCGCGGCTAGCGAAGCGGATCGGGGCATCGGGTCGCGCGGCGCCGGCGGCTGCACAACTCTTACCGATTCGTCCCTTTCAGGCTGGTGTGCCTGGTGGGACTGATGCGAGTTGTGCGATTGGTGGGACGGCTCGTGCCGTCGACGGTCCCGCTCGGGCTCCGGGTCCAGTTCGGGTTCGAAGTCGTCATCGGGGTCGAAACCGCGGCCGTCGTAACCATCGTCCTCCACGAGGCCGAGGTAGACCGCCATCTTGCGCATCGCGCCGGCCATTCTCTGAGTCCTCCGCTCTGTGGTGGATCGACTGACGACTGCCAAGTGCCCGCGATCCACGAGGTCGTTATGCCCGCTATCCAGCGGTAATGACCATATTTTCTGCTGTGGTCCGACTTCCTGGCGACGTTACCCGAGCCCGGCGCGGACTCCGAGTACCGCGCTGCCGACGCGCACATGTGTCGCTCCGGCCGCCACAGCCTGTTCGAGGTCCGCACTCATTCCTGCCGAGACCATGTTCGCAGCAGGATGAGCTCGGCGCAGGTCGGTCGACAAATCCATCAACCGCTCGAACGCCGCCTGTTGGCGCCCCGCGTACTCACCGGTGAGCGGGGCGACGGTCATCAGCCCGTCGAGCCGCAGACCCGGAGCGTCGGCGACGAGGTCGGCCAACTCCGCGATTCCGCCCGGTGCTACGCCACCTCGCTCTCCTCGCCCGCCCTCCCCCGCGTCGAGGGCGACCTGGATCAAGCAGCCCACTTCACGTCCGATCCTTACGGCCTCTTTGGACAATGCCGTCACGAGCTTGGAACGATCCACGGACTGCACGAGATCCGCATAACCGACCACAGATCGCACCTTGTTGGTCTGCAGCTGACCGACAAAGTGCCAAGTAAGCGGCAGATCCGTACATTCGGCAGCCTTCGGTGCCGCGTCCTGATCACGATTCTCCGCCACATGCCGCACACCGAGCTCCGACAGCATCCGTACATCGTTCGCCGGATAGGTCTTGGTGACCACGATCAGGGTCACTTCGTCACGCCTGCGCCCGGCGGCCGCGCAAGCGGCGGCGATCCGCGCCTCCACTTTCGCCAGGTTCGCGGCGAGTTGATCCTTACGGTCCGTCATGTCCATCAGTCCAGCCAGACATAGCCCGCGAGCCGACCCGTGGTCCGGTCGCGGCGGTACGAGAAGTGATCCTCCGACTCCAGCGTGCACACCGGCGACTGCTCCCGGTCACACACCCCGAGCCGTTCGAGCTGGACGTGCACTCCGGCGCTCACATCGACCGCCGGCGTACCCCAGCTCGTCTCGGCGTACGCCGCCGGTTCGACGGAGGCGACCTCGGCTCGCATGGCCTCCGGCACCTCGTAGCACCGGCCGCACACGGCGGGCCCGGTGCGGGCGACGATCCGGGACGGCTCGGCACCCAGTTCCACCATGGCCCGTACGGCGGCGGGGACGACCCCGGCGATCATGCCGGGCCGGCCCGCGTGAGCTGCGGCGGCGATCCGGGCGACGGGGTCGGCGAGCAGGACGGGGGTGCAGTCGGCGGTGAGGACGGCGAGGGCGAGACCCCTGCGGGCGGTGACGACCGCGTCGACCGACGGGATCTCCGAGGCGGAACCCCAGGGTCCGTCCACCACTGCCACATCCGCCCCGTGCACCTGGTTCATCCAGACCACCCGAGCGGGGTCGAGCCCGAGGGACTTGGCCGCCAGCTCACGATTGGTGCGTACGGCGTCGGGGTCGTCACCGACCGCTCCGCCGAGGTTGAGCTCCTCGTACGGAACGGCGCTCACCCCGCCCCACCTGTCGGTGAAGGCGAAGTGCGCGCCGTTCACGGTGTCGCGCTGTTCTATCACGTCAGGAGCATCACTTAAGGAAGTCCGGCACGTCCAGTTCCTCGGCCGCGCTGTCGGAGTAGGACCGCGACGGCGGGACCGGCGGGGAGGCCGGAATGTCGGCCACCGGCTCGGGCGCCTGCTCCGGCTCCTCCTTCGGCGTCACGCTGCCGAGCGAGCCGAAGCTCGGGCGGCTTTCGGGCTGCCGTACCGGAGTGGGCTCCTCGCGGCGGGCCGAGGACGAGGTCGAGCCGAGGATGTTGTCGCGCTTGGCCGGCGGCTGCCCCCCGTCGAAGCCGGCCGCGATCACGGTGACCCGGACCTCGTCGCCCAGGGCGTCGTCGATCACCGCGCCGAAGATGATGTTGGCCTCGGGATGGGCGGCCTCGCTGACCAGCTGGGCGGCCTCGTTGATCTCGAACAGGCCGAGGTCGGAGCCGCCGGAGATGGAGAGCAGCACGCCCCGGGCGCCGTCGATGGACGCCTCCAGGAGCGGCGAGGAGATCGCCATCTCGGCCGCGGCCACCGCGCGGTCGTCGCCGCGGGCCGAGCCGATGCCCATGAGGGCCGAACCGGCCTCGGACATGACCGACTTGACGTCGGCGAAGTCGAGGTTGATCAGGCCGGGCGTGGTGATGAGGTCCGTGATGCCCTGAACACCGGAGAGCAGGACCTGGTCCGCCGACTTGAAGGCGTCCAGGACCGAGACCTGGCGGTCCGAGATGGACAGCAGCCGGTCGTTCGGGATGACGATCAGGGTGTCGACCTCTTCGCGGAGCTCGGCGATGCCGTCCTCGGCCTGGTTCGCGCGGCGCCGTCCCTCGAAGGTGAACGGGCGCGTGACCACGCCGATGGTGAGGGCACCGAGCGAGCGCGCGATGTTGGCCACGACGGGCGCGCCGCCGGTGCCGGTGCCGCCGCCTTCACCGGCCGTCACGAAGACCATGTCGGCCCCCTTGAGGACCTCCTCGATCTCCTCGCGGTGGTCCTCGGCGGCCTTGCGGCCGACGGCCGGGTTGGCTCCGGCGCCGAGTCCGCGGGTGAGTTCGCGGCCGACGTCGAGCTTGACGTCGGCGTCGCTCATCAACAGAGCTTGCGCGTCGGTGTTGATGGCGATGAACTCGACGCCCTTGAGACCGACCTCGATCATCCGGTTGATGGCATTGACACCACCGCCGCCGACACCGATGACTTTGATGACTGCGAGGTAGTTCTGCGGTGCTGCCACGTCGAAGGCCTCTCGCCTCGAGTTACGTGTCGTCGCCTCGCGGATGCGCCGCGATCCGACGACTGATGCCGATTGGGACGGTCCGTATCGCCGACCCGAACCCTAACGTTGAAGTTTAGGGTTACCAGTGTGTCTGTTCCCTGGAGTCTTCTGAACAGGACACTAAGTCGACAAGTGGCGCACGTTCAACGAACACGCCGAACCTCCCGTTTTTCTTTTCACCCTATGTGATCAGGCGTAGCGCTGCCCAACCAGGGTGCTGGCCTGCGCGGATGTGCGTCAACTCCCCGATGACGCAGGCGCGGTGGGAACGCTGACATCGAAGTGCCGTGCGCCGGGAGATGCTTTCATGAGAGCGGTGAGCGTACGCGCCTTCGCGGCGCCCTCCTCTCCGCTCCCCCACGCGACGGTTCGTCCGTCGCTCAAGTCCAGCGAGATGTCGTCGTACGAACGCACCTTGACGGTACGGGTGTCGCGTGCGACGGCGGCCGGAATGGCACGGGCGACCCGGACCGCTTCCCTCACCAACCGGTCCTCTCCGAAGCGGCGCAGGCTGGCGGCGCGTGAGTCCGGTCGGGAGAGCGTCAATTCCAGTGCGGGCACGCCTTTCGGCGCCTCAGAAACCGTGGCGAATCGGACACCTTCATCGTCCACTTCGGCAAAGTTTCGGCCCTTTTGGACAAGCAGAACCGGAGTGCGTTCAGTCACTTTCAGCCCGATTCCATGAGGCCAGGATCGGACCACCTCAACCGAGTCAATTCGGGGCAATTTCCGACGCAGTCGCGCATCAATCACATCGGTGTCGACGGAAATCAGCGGCGCCCCGACCGTGACGTCCGCGGCCTCGCGCACCTGCGCGGGCGTCAGGACCCGTGTTCCGGAGACGGATACGCGCTCCACGCGCAGCCAGGACGAGCCGTACAACACCCAGACGGAGCCCGCCCCCAGGAGCATGAGCGCGACGGCAAGAATGATGATCGTACGAAGCGGGGGCGGCTTGAGCCTGCGGACGGGCGGCGGGCCGGACGACGATTCCCGCTGGCGTTCACCGCGCTCGGCGGTCGTCGATCCGGCCACGCTGCCTGCCTTCCGATCATGCGGCCCTGTATACGGTCCTATCGATGTGCACGGTGGGCGGCGATCGCCTCGTACACCATCCCGACGAGCAGGTCGTCGGCGTCCCGGCGGCCGAACTCGGCGGCGGCGCGGGACATCTGGTACAGCCGGTGCGGGTCGGCGAGCACGGGCAGGACGTTCTGCTGGACCCACTGGGGAGTCAGTTCCGCGTCGTCGACCAGGAGCCCGCCGCCGGCCTTGACCACCGGCTGGGCGTTCAGCCGCTGTTCGCCGTTGCCGATGGGCAGCGGAACGTAGGCGGCCGGGAGCCCGACGGCGGAGAGTTCGGCGACGGTCATCGCGCCCGCGCGGCAGAGCATCATGTCGGCCGCGGCGTACGCGAGGTCCATCCGGTCCACGTACGGTACCGGGACGTAGGGGGGCATTCCCGGCATCTGCTGCACATGCGGCAGTTCGTTCTTCGGTCCGACCGCGTGCAGGATCTGGATCCCGGCCTGCTGGAGGTACGGAGCGACCTGCTGGACCACCTCGTTGAGCCGGCGGGCGCCCTGCGAGCCGCCGGAGACCAGCAGCGTCGGCAGGTTCGGGTCGAGCCCGAAGGCGGCCCGGGCCTCGGGGCGTACGGCGGCCCGGTCGAGGGTGGCGATGGCGCGGCGCAGCGGGATGCCGATGTAGCGGGCGCCGCGCAGCTTGCTGTCGGGCGTGGAGACGGCGACCTGGGCGGCGTACCGCGAACCGATCTTGTTGGCGAGGCCCGGGCGGGCGTTGGCCTCGTGGATGACGATCGGCACGCCCAGGCGCTTGGCGGCGAGGTAGCCGGGCAGGGCGACGTATCCGCCGAAGCCGACGACGGCGTCCGCCTTGGTGCGCTCCAGGATCTGCTCGGCGGCCTTGATCGTGCCGCGCAGCCGGCCCGGGACGGTGATCAGCTCGGGGGTCGGCTTGCGTGGCAGCGGTACCGCGGGGATCAGCGCGAGCTCATAGCCCCGCTCCGGTACGAGCCGGGTCTCCAGGCCGCGCTCCGTGCCCAGGGCCGTGATCCCCACGGCCGGGTCCTGCCTGCGCAGGGCGTCCGCGAGGGCGAGCGCGGGCTCGATGTGGCCGGCGGTCCCCCCACCGGCGAGTACGACATGCACCGAAATTCACCGCTCTCCGGACGAGCGCGCCGCCGAGGCGCGCCGTCGCATCGTGTTCCATCTCCGAGGCCCCCGCACAGGACCTCCCGCCCGCTTTCTACCAAAGCGGGGTTGCCGCATCGAAAGCGCCGCCCGCGCAGCGGGCTCGTCGCGCGCGAAGGCGATCAGCAACCCGATGGCGAACATGGTCGGCAGCAGGGCGGACCCTCCGTAGGAGAACAGCGGGAGAGGGACGCCGGCGATCGGCAGCAGGCCGAGCACCGCACCGATGTTGATCACCGCCTGCGCGGTGATCCAGGTGGTCACGCCTCCCGCGGCATACCTCACGAAGGGGTCCTCCGTGCGTCCGGCCACGCGGATACCCGCATAGCCTAGAGCCGCGAAGAGGGCGAGTACCGACAGCGTCCCCGCCAGGCCCAGTTCCTCACCGGTGACGGCGAAGATGAAGTCCGTGTGGGCTTCGGGGAGTTGACCCCATTTTTCCACACTCGCGCCGAGTCCGGATCCGAAGATTCCGCCGGAGGCGAGCGCGTAGATGCCGTGCACGGCCTGCCAGCAGTCGACGGGTCCCGACTGCGGTTCGGTGGCGCCGAGACACTGCAGACGGGCCATGCGGTTCGGGCTGGTCTTGATCAGGACCAGCCCGATCAGACCGGCGACCGACAGCACCCCGGCGAACATCCGCGTGGGCGCGCCCGCCAGCCAGAGCAGGCCGAACAGGATCGCCGTGAGGATGATCGCCGTACCCATGTCGCCGCCGAGCATGATCAGCCCGAGCAGCATGAAGGCGACCGGCACGAGCGGCACGAGCATGTGCTTCCACTGGGTCAGCAGCTTCTTGTCCTGCTTGCGGGCGAGCAGGTCGGCGCCCCACAGCACGAGGGCGAGCTTGCCGAACTCGCTGGGCTGGATCTGGAAGGAGCCGCCGAGCGAGATCCAGTTCTGGTTGCCGTTGACCGAGACCCCTATCCCCGGGATCTGCACCAGCGCCATCAGGAAGACCGCGCCCGCGAGGATCGGATAGGCGAGCGCCCGGTGCAGCTTCACCGGCATCCGGGAGGCGATCAGCATCAGCACCCCGCCGAGGACGGCCGCGAGGAGCTGCTTGCGGAAGAAGTACGAACCGGGCAGGGACATCTGCAGCGCCGTGATCTGGGAGGCCGAGTAGACCATCACCAGGCCCAGCACGGTGATCAGCAGGCTGCCGCCGAGGATCAGGTAGTAGGCGGTCAGCGGCCGGTCCCAGGCGCGGCGGGCCCGCGTGTAAAGGCGGAGCAGGGGGTTGTCGTTCGGGGTCCCGGATGCGGCGGGCCGTCTGACCGACCGCTGTGCGGGGGGACGTCCGGTACGGCTAACGGGCATCGGCTTCTCCGCTGTACGTCGGCCTCGACACGCGTCCCTCCCAAGGTCCGCCCGGCAGGCGGCCGGGTCAGGCTCCGAGTTCGCGAACCGCCTGCGCGAACGCGTCACCGCGCTGGTTGTAGTTGGTGAACATGTCCATGGAGGCACAGGCCGGGGCCAACAGGACCGTGTCGCCTTCGACCGCGAGCCGCTTGGCCTCCTGGACGGCCTGGAGCATCGCCCCAGTGTCGGTCCGGTCGAGGTCGACGACGGGTACTTCCGGGGCGTGTCGCGCGAGGGCTTCACGGATCAGCGCTCGATCCGCGCCGATCAGCACCGCCCCGCGAAGTCGCTTTGCCGACTTGGCGACCAGCTCGTCGAAGGCGGCGCCCTTCGCCAGCCCGCCCGCGATCCACACGATCGACTCGTACGCCGCCAAAGACGCCTCGGCCGCATGCGTGTTGGTGGCCTTGGAGTCGTCGATGTACGCGACCCCGTCCACATCCCCGACATGCGCGATGCGGTGGGCGTCCGGGATGAAGGCCCGCAGACCGTCCCGTACGGCCGCGGCGGGCACCCCGAAGGCGCGCGCGAGGGCCGCCGCCGCAAGGGCGTTGGCGATGTTGTGCGGGGCGGGCGGGTGGACGTCGGAGACCTCGGCGAGCTCCTGGGCGTTCTTCTGCCGGTCCTCCACGAAGGCGCGGTCGACCAGGATGCCGTCCACGACGCCGAGTTGGGACGGGGCTGGCGGGCCGAGGGTGAAGCCGACGGCCCGGCAGCCCTCCTCGACGTCGGCAGCGCGCACCAGGTCCTCGGTGGCCTTGTCGGCGACGTTGTAGACGCAGGCGACGCGGTTGCCCTCGTAGATACGGCCCTTGTCGGCGGCGTAGGCCTCCATGGAGCCGTGCCAGTCGAGGTGGTCGGGCGCGAGGTTCAGCACGGCGGCGGAGTGGGCGCGCAGGGAGGGGGCCCAGTGGAGCTGGTAGCTCGACAGCTCCACGGCGAGGACGTCGTACTTCTCCTCCCCGAGCACCGTGTCCAGCAGGGAGACGCCGATGTTGCCGACGGCGGCCGTGCGCAGGCCCGCCGCCTTCAGGATCGAGGCGAGCATCTGGACGGTGGTGGTCTTGCCGTTGGTGCCGGTGACGGCGAGCCAGGGGGCGGCGTCGGGGCCGCGCAGCCGCCAGGCGAGCTCGACGTCGCCCCAGATCGGAACCCCGGCAACGCGTGCCGCCGCGAACAGCGGCTTGTCGGGCTTCCAGCCGGGCGCGGTGACGATCAGCTCGGTGCCCTCCGGCAGGGTCGACCCGTCGCCGAGGCGCACGGTGATGCCCAGCGCCTCCAGCTCGGCGGCCTGCGCACGGGCCCGCTCGTCGTCGCCGTCGTTGACGACCGTCACGACAGCGCTGAGGCCGTGCAGCACCTTGGCCGCCGGGATACCTGAGACGCCGAGCCCGGCGACGGTGACGTTCTTGCCCTGCCAGTCGGTCACTTGTCCGCTGCCCATCCCGCGTAGAAGAGGCCCAGTCCGACGATCACACAGATGCCCTGGATGATCCAGAAGCGGACCACGACAAGGACTTCGGACCACCCCTTGAGTTCGAAGTGGTGCTGGAGTGGCGCCATGCGGAAGACGCGCTTTCCGGTCATGCGGAAGGAGCCGACCTGGATGACGACCGACATGGTGATGAGGACGAACAGGCCGCCGAGGAGCGCCAGCAGCAGCTCCGTGCGCGAGCAGATCGCGAGGCCGGCGAGCACACCGCCGAGCGCGAGCGAACCGGTGTCGCCCATGAAGATCTTGGCGGGCGAGGTGTTCCACCACAGGAAGCCGAGGCAGGCTCCCATCAACGCCGCGGAGACGACGGCGAGGTCGAGCGGATCGCGCACTTCGTAGCAGGCGCCCGGGTTGGTCAGACTCTCGCCGTTGGCGCAGGACTCCTGGAACTGCCAGACGCCGATGAAGGTGTAGGCGCCGAAGACGAGGACGGAGGCGCCGGTGGCGAGGCCGTCCAGACCGTCGGTCAGGTTCACGCCGTTCGACATCGCGAGGATCATGAACAGCGCCCAGACGACGAACAGCACCGGACCGATGGTCCAGCCGAAGTCCGTGATGAACGACAACTTCGTGGAGGCCGGGGTGTTGCCGCGGGCGTCCGAGAACTGCAGCGAGAGCACCGCGAAGCTGATGCCGACGATCAGCTGGCCGGCCATTTTCGCCTTGGCCCGCAGGCCGAGCGAACGCCGCTTGACGATCTTGATGTAGTCGTCGAGGAAGCCGACCAGGCCCATGCCTACCATCAGGCCGAGCACCAGCAGACCGGAGTAGGTCGGGGTGTAGCCGGTGATGACCTTGGACAGGAAGTACGCGGCGACCGTCGCGAAGATGAAGGCGATACCGCCCATCGTCGGAGTACCGCGCTTGCTGCCGTGTGTGCGCGGGCCGTCGTCGCGGATGTACTGGCCGTAGCCCTTGCGCGCGAGCAGCTTGATCAGCAGCGGGGTGCCGACCAGCGTCAGGAAGAGGCCAATGACTCCTGCGAACAGGATCTGCTTCATCATCGGGCGGCGACCTCACCCTCGGCACCGGTCTCGATGAGCGCCTGCGCCACGCTCTCGAGCCCGACCGACCGGGACGCCTTCACGAGAACGACGTCTCCCGGGCGCAACTCGCTGCGCAACAGGTCGACAGCCGCCTGTGCGTCGGACACGTGCACCGACTCCTCACCCCACGAACCCTCGTTATATGCGCCCAGTTGCAGCCAGGACGCTTCCCTGCCCCCGACCGCGACGAGCTTGCTGACGTTGAGCCGGACGGCGAGCCGTCCGACCGCGTCGTGCTCGGCGAGCGCCTCGTCCCCGAGCTCGGCCATCTTGCCGAGCACCGCCCAGGTCCGCCGCCCCTTGCCCATGGCCGCCAGCGCGCGCAAAGCCGCTCGCATGGACTCGGGGTTCGCGTTGTAGGCGTCGTTGACGACCGTCACGCCGTCCGGGCGCTCGGTGACCTCCATCCGCCAGCGGGAGAGGGAGCCCGCCTCGGAGAGCGCGGTGGCGATCTCTTCCGCGGACATGCCCAGTTCGTGGGCGACGGCGGCCGCGGCGAGCGCGTTCGACACGTGGTGCTCACCGTACAGGCGCATGGTCACATCGCTTGCACCGGAGGGTGTGTGAAGCCTGAAGGCGGGCTGTCCGCTGTCCGTGAGTCTCACGTTCTCGGCGCGTACGTCCGCTTCGCCGGACTCTCCGAAAAGGATCACCTTCGCCTTCGTACGGGATGCCATGGCCCGTACGAGGGGATCGTCGGCGTTGAGGACCGCGGTGCCCTCTTCCGGAAGGGCTTCTACGAGTTCGCCCTTGGCCTGCGCGATCTGCTCGCGGCCGCCGAACTCGCCGATGTGCGCGGTGCCGACGTTGAGCACCAGGCCGATCTTCGGGGGCGTCAGGCCGGTGAGGTAGCGGATGTGGCCGATGCCGCGGGCGCCCATCTCCAGCACGAGGAACTTCGTCTCCTCGGTGGCGCTGAGCGCGGTCAGCGGCAGCCCGATCTCGTTGTTGAACGAGCCCGGGGTCCACACCGTCGGCGCCTTGCGCTGGAGCACCTGCGCGATCAGGTCCTTGGTGCTGGTCTTGCCCGCGGACCCGGTGAGGGCGACGAGGGTGGCGCCGAGGCGTCGTACGACATGACGCGCGAGGGCACCGAGGGCCGTCTGGACGTCGTCGACGACGATCGCGGGCACTGAGACCGGGCGCGATGCCAGGACGGCGACGGCTCCCGCCGCCACGACCGCGGCCGCGAAGTCGTGGCCGTCCACGCGCTCACCGGCGAAGGCGGCGAAGAGGGCGCCGGGTTCCACCTCTCTGGAGTCCCGGACGACCGGTCCGGTGACCTGCACGGACGGATCCGGTATGTCGTACGTCTGCCCGCCGACGACTGCTGCGATCTCGGCGAGAGAGAGGGCGATCACAAGTTCATCCCTGGGTCTTCTGGATAGCTTCGCGAAGCACCTGGCGGTCGTCGAAGGGACGCACCACCCCGGCGATGTCCTGGCCCTGCTCATGGCCCTTGCCCGCGACCAGCACGGTGTCGCCGGGCCGTGCGCGGGCCACGGCGGCGGC
The nucleotide sequence above comes from Streptomyces sp. NL15-2K. Encoded proteins:
- the sepF gene encoding cell division protein SepF is translated as MAGAMRKMAVYLGLVEDDGYDGRGFDPDDDFEPELDPEPERDRRRHEPSHQSHNSHQSHQAHQPERDESVRVVQPPAPRDPMPRSASLAAESGRPARIAPVASITQERASLEKNAPVIMPKVVSEREPYRITTLHPRTYNEARTIGEHFREGTPVIMNLTEMDDTDAKRLVDFAAGLVFGLHGSIERVTQKVFLLSPANVDVTAEDKARIAEGGFFNQS
- a CDS encoding YggS family pyridoxal phosphate-dependent enzyme encodes the protein MTDRKDQLAANLAKVEARIAAACAAAGRRRDEVTLIVVTKTYPANDVRMLSELGVRHVAENRDQDAAPKAAECTDLPLTWHFVGQLQTNKVRSVVGYADLVQSVDRSKLVTALSKEAVRIGREVGCLIQVALDAGEGGRGERGGVAPGGIAELADLVADAPGLRLDGLMTVAPLTGEYAGRQQAAFERLMDLSTDLRRAHPAANMVSAGMSADLEQAVAAGATHVRVGSAVLGVRAGLG
- the pgeF gene encoding peptidoglycan editing factor PgeF — encoded protein: MIEQRDTVNGAHFAFTDRWGGVSAVPYEELNLGGAVGDDPDAVRTNRELAAKSLGLDPARVVWMNQVHGADVAVVDGPWGSASEIPSVDAVVTARRGLALAVLTADCTPVLLADPVARIAAAAHAGRPGMIAGVVPAAVRAMVELGAEPSRIVARTGPAVCGRCYEVPEAMRAEVASVEPAAYAETSWGTPAVDVSAGVHVQLERLGVCDREQSPVCTLESEDHFSYRRDRTTGRLAGYVWLD
- the ftsZ gene encoding cell division protein FtsZ, whose translation is MAAPQNYLAVIKVIGVGGGGVNAINRMIEVGLKGVEFIAINTDAQALLMSDADVKLDVGRELTRGLGAGANPAVGRKAAEDHREEIEEVLKGADMVFVTAGEGGGTGTGGAPVVANIARSLGALTIGVVTRPFTFEGRRRANQAEDGIAELREEVDTLIVIPNDRLLSISDRQVSVLDAFKSADQVLLSGVQGITDLITTPGLINLDFADVKSVMSEAGSALMGIGSARGDDRAVAAAEMAISSPLLEASIDGARGVLLSISGGSDLGLFEINEAAQLVSEAAHPEANIIFGAVIDDALGDEVRVTVIAAGFDGGQPPAKRDNILGSTSSSARREEPTPVRQPESRPSFGSLGSVTPKEEPEQAPEPVADIPASPPVPPSRSYSDSAAEELDVPDFLK
- a CDS encoding FtsQ-type POTRA domain-containing protein, which codes for MAGSTTAERGERQRESSSGPPPVRRLKPPPLRTIIILAVALMLLGAGSVWVLYGSSWLRVERVSVSGTRVLTPAQVREAADVTVGAPLISVDTDVIDARLRRKLPRIDSVEVVRSWPHGIGLKVTERTPVLLVQKGRNFAEVDDEGVRFATVSEAPKGVPALELTLSRPDSRAASLRRFGEDRLVREAVRVARAIPAAVARDTRTVKVRSYDDISLDLSDGRTVAWGSGEEGAAKARTLTALMKASPGARHFDVSVPTAPASSGS
- the murG gene encoding undecaprenyldiphospho-muramoylpentapeptide beta-N-acetylglucosaminyltransferase, with the protein product MHVVLAGGGTAGHIEPALALADALRRQDPAVGITALGTERGLETRLVPERGYELALIPAVPLPRKPTPELITVPGRLRGTIKAAEQILERTKADAVVGFGGYVALPGYLAAKRLGVPIVIHEANARPGLANKIGSRYAAQVAVSTPDSKLRGARYIGIPLRRAIATLDRAAVRPEARAAFGLDPNLPTLLVSGGSQGARRLNEVVQQVAPYLQQAGIQILHAVGPKNELPHVQQMPGMPPYVPVPYVDRMDLAYAAADMMLCRAGAMTVAELSAVGLPAAYVPLPIGNGEQRLNAQPVVKAGGGLLVDDAELTPQWVQQNVLPVLADPHRLYQMSRAAAEFGRRDADDLLVGMVYEAIAAHRAHR
- the ftsW gene encoding putative lipid II flippase FtsW — its product is MPVSRTGRPPAQRSVRRPAASGTPNDNPLLRLYTRARRAWDRPLTAYYLILGGSLLITVLGLVMVYSASQITALQMSLPGSYFFRKQLLAAVLGGVLMLIASRMPVKLHRALAYPILAGAVFLMALVQIPGIGVSVNGNQNWISLGGSFQIQPSEFGKLALVLWGADLLARKQDKKLLTQWKHMLVPLVPVAFMLLGLIMLGGDMGTAIILTAILFGLLWLAGAPTRMFAGVLSVAGLIGLVLIKTSPNRMARLQCLGATEPQSGPVDCWQAVHGIYALASGGIFGSGLGASVEKWGQLPEAHTDFIFAVTGEELGLAGTLSVLALFAALGYAGIRVAGRTEDPFVRYAAGGVTTWITAQAVINIGAVLGLLPIAGVPLPLFSYGGSALLPTMFAIGLLIAFARDEPAARAALSMRQPRFGRKRAGGPVRGPRRWNTMRRRASAARSSGER
- the murD gene encoding UDP-N-acetylmuramoyl-L-alanine--D-glutamate ligase; translation: MGSGQVTDWQGKNVTVAGLGVSGIPAAKVLHGLSAVVTVVNDGDDERARAQAAELEALGITVRLGDGSTLPEGTELIVTAPGWKPDKPLFAAARVAGVPIWGDVELAWRLRGPDAAPWLAVTGTNGKTTTVQMLASILKAAGLRTAAVGNIGVSLLDTVLGEEKYDVLAVELSSYQLHWAPSLRAHSAAVLNLAPDHLDWHGSMEAYAADKGRIYEGNRVACVYNVADKATEDLVRAADVEEGCRAVGFTLGPPAPSQLGVVDGILVDRAFVEDRQKNAQELAEVSDVHPPAPHNIANALAAAALARAFGVPAAAVRDGLRAFIPDAHRIAHVGDVDGVAYIDDSKATNTHAAEASLAAYESIVWIAGGLAKGAAFDELVAKSAKRLRGAVLIGADRALIREALARHAPEVPVVDLDRTDTGAMLQAVQEAKRLAVEGDTVLLAPACASMDMFTNYNQRGDAFAQAVRELGA
- the mraY gene encoding phospho-N-acetylmuramoyl-pentapeptide-transferase; its protein translation is MKQILFAGVIGLFLTLVGTPLLIKLLARKGYGQYIRDDGPRTHGSKRGTPTMGGIAFIFATVAAYFLSKVITGYTPTYSGLLVLGLMVGMGLVGFLDDYIKIVKRRSLGLRAKAKMAGQLIVGISFAVLSLQFSDARGNTPASTKLSFITDFGWTIGPVLFVVWALFMILAMSNGVNLTDGLDGLATGASVLVFGAYTFIGVWQFQESCANGESLTNPGACYEVRDPLDLAVVSAALMGACLGFLWWNTSPAKIFMGDTGSLALGGVLAGLAICSRTELLLALLGGLFVLITMSVVIQVGSFRMTGKRVFRMAPLQHHFELKGWSEVLVVVRFWIIQGICVIVGLGLFYAGWAADK
- the murF gene encoding UDP-N-acetylmuramoyl-tripeptide--D-alanyl-D-alanine ligase; this encodes MIALSLAEIAAVVGGQTYDIPDPSVQVTGPVVRDSREVEPGALFAAFAGERVDGHDFAAAVVAAGAVAVLASRPVSVPAIVVDDVQTALGALARHVVRRLGATLVALTGSAGKTSTKDLIAQVLQRKAPTVWTPGSFNNEIGLPLTALSATEETKFLVLEMGARGIGHIRYLTGLTPPKIGLVLNVGTAHIGEFGGREQIAQAKGELVEALPEEGTAVLNADDPLVRAMASRTKAKVILFGESGEADVRAENVRLTDSGQPAFRLHTPSGASDVTMRLYGEHHVSNALAAAAVAHELGMSAEEIATALSEAGSLSRWRMEVTERPDGVTVVNDAYNANPESMRAALRALAAMGKGRRTWAVLGKMAELGDEALAEHDAVGRLAVRLNVSKLVAVGGREASWLQLGAYNEGSWGEESVHVSDAQAAVDLLRSELRPGDVVLVKASRSVGLESVAQALIETGAEGEVAAR